One genomic segment of Helianthus annuus cultivar XRQ/B chromosome 14, HanXRQr2.0-SUNRISE, whole genome shotgun sequence includes these proteins:
- the LOC110908041 gene encoding uncharacterized protein At1g76070, translating into MDQQKSSAKSKKTILRYLPGPTSSVSFQNPSIYSPSRDKRSTDKPHKSNLGIGFSGPMVSMVLADTRRKVKINHDHIPVYEPTSPRVSCMGTVKCKNKKNKPQKPVNRPPTNKVLRLTSATPESPTNNDHKKESKKKLGFKKIFGGITPSRSDSGKKNSEAPSLGAMKRFSSGRDKLSNIDWTKEVAARRYDSDEESDDERVVVPSSAPVIIRNSLGFDDNIVRIAGLNHVEPRNEINLWKRRTMQQPKPLQLQKV; encoded by the coding sequence ATGGATCAGCAAAAGTCATCAGCAAAATCAAAGAAAACAATCTTGAGGTATCTACCAGGACCAACATCATCGGTTTCGTTTCAAAACCCTTCGATATATAGTCCGTCGAGAGACAAAAGATCGACGGACAAACCCCACAAATCCAACCTTGGAATCGGGTTCTCCGGCCCCATGGTATCCATGGTTCTAGCGGACACCCGTCGAAAAGTCAAAATCAACCACGATCATATCCCCGTGTATGAGCCCACCTCTCCAAGGGTCTCATGCATGGGAACGGTTAAGTgcaagaacaaaaagaacaaaccTCAAAAGCCGGTCAATAGACCGCCAACCAATAAAGTTTTGAGGCTTACGTCAGCTACACCAGAAAGTCCAACTAACAATGATCACAAAAAAGAAAGCAAGAAAAAATTAGGGTTTAAGAAAATATTTGGTGGGATTACTCCCTCAAGATCGGATTCCGGGAAGAAAAATTCAGAGGCTCCAAGTTTGGGTGCGATGAAGCGGTTTTCGAGTGGTCGGGATAAGTTATCGAATATTGATTGGACGAAGGAGGTTGCGGCGAGGAGATATGATTCAgatgaagaaagtgatgatgaacgTGTTGTGGTCCCTTCTTCTGCTCCTGTGATCATAAGGAATTCATTAGGGTTTGATGATAATATTGTTAGGATTGCAGGGTTGAATCATGTGGAGCCAAGAAATGAAATTAATTTGTGGAAGAGGAGAACCATGCAGCAACCTAAGCCTCTTCAGTTACAAAAAGTTTAA